The Cydia splendana chromosome 8, ilCydSple1.2, whole genome shotgun sequence genome contains a region encoding:
- the LOC134793086 gene encoding uncharacterized protein LOC134793086: MGGAVSSGRDNNELIDNLVSSNYIRSRDVERVFRALDRADYMTRDARDQAYKDLAWRHGPLHLSAPCIYSEVMEGLELSPGLSFLNVGSGTGYLSTLVGLILGSSGISHGLEVHPTVVEYANKRLGQFIENSPVLDEFDFCEPKYYQGNGLCIAPLGAPYDRVYCGAGCPEEYQNYFKQLIKVGGILVMPLNDNLVQVKRVGETEWTSRSVLNVSFATLRVPTKEEAGDLIRLEEQCPARLQTLCRGMVRAALRGGVWRRHPELRAPPPRPPPAKKPCPRRICIPIEDESDVEGLNALHDLDRNGGAGEMNALLSLVLSMGPSRVAGALRFDAPSDDTSDDNPDDSTDQRGDDATPPRSPGSPRGASEPGEGGGGAGGGGAGGGGGGRAGGRSRSWGRAERRPCRGMLTFELRDDERPRARADDAATESEPVPSASRTQSTPADTADKTLDEDGTPERDTRSDGDIDTTRDRSQTRDSDRSERRDRRRRRRDPHSDDDQGDMPAEVEIYLGKMGGGEATTSREMDWDADEEEVEDDEPEEDTETEQASLEADGEAEAGSSASADKPPRQKLDSGIGEMTPSADSSPISTGYEAGSSRRSGQDSDTGSRTAGRRRRQKRHFTRRSSGSGDSGTSDSSTGRRHKRRASDGGDARRVRLSILMKRSVKELPLPYALKKYVNLGRCFEF, from the exons ATGGGAGGCGCCGTGAGCTCGGGCAGGGATAACAACGAGTTGATCGACAACCTAGTGAGCAGCAACTACATCCGGTCACGGGATGTGGAGCGAGTGTTCAGGGCGCTGGACCGCGCGGATTACATGACGCGGGATGCACGGGACCAGGCCTACAAAGACCTGGCGTGGCGGCACGGCCCGCTGCACCTCTCCGCGCCCTGCATCTACAG TGAAGTTATGGAAGGCCTGGAGCTGTCCCCGGGGCTGTCATTCCTGAATGTGGGCTCGGGTACAGGCTACCTCAGCACCCTGGTGGGGTTGATCCTGGGCTCCAGCGGCATCAGCCATGGCTTGGAAGTGCATCCCACAGTGGTTGAATATGCTAATAAAAGGCTCGGACAGTTCATAGAAAACTCTCCAGTTCTGGATGAATTTGATTTTTGTGAACCTAAATATTATCAGG GCAATGGACTGTGCATAGCACCATTGGGAGCACCCTATGACCGGGTCTACTGCGGTGCCGGCTGCCCAGAGGAGTACCAGAATTACTTCAAACAACTCATCAAG GTGGGTGGTATCCTAGTGATGCCGCTGAACGACAACCTTGTCCAGGTGAAGAGAGTCGGCGAGACCGAGTGGACATCGCGCAGCGTCCTCAACGTTTCGTTCGCGACGCTGCGCGTGCCCACGAAGGAGGAGGCGGGGGATCTTATTAGATTGG AAGAACAGTGCCCAGCACGTCTCCAAACCCTCTGCCGCGGCATGGTCCGCGCGGCGCTGCGCGGCGGCGTGTGGCGGCGCCACCCCGAgctgcgcgcgccgccgccgcgcccgccgcccgCCAAGAAGCCGTGCCCGAGGCGGATCTGTATACCTATAGAGGATGAGAGTGATGTCG AGGGCCTAAACGCACTTCACGACCTGGACCGCAACGGCGGCGCGGGCGAGATGAACGCATTACTGTCCCTAGTGCTGAGCATGGGCCCGTCCCGTGTCGCCGGCGCCTTAAGGTTCGACGCGCCGTCGGACGACACGTCAGACGACAACCCTGATGACTCCACCGATCAG CGGGGCGACGACGCCACCCCGCCGCGCTCCCCCGGCTCGCCGCGCGGCGCCTCCGAGCCgggggagggagggggaggGGCAGGGGGAGGAGGGGCAGGGGGAGGAGGGGGAGGGAGGGCGGGCGGCCGCTCGCGCTCGTGGGGCCGCGCCGAGCGCCGCCCCTGCCGCGGCATGCTCACCTTCGAGCTCCGCGACGACGAGAGGCCGAGGGCCAGGGCTGATGACGCTGCCACTGAATCGG AACCAGTGCCATCAGCCAGCAGAACACAGTCCACCCCAGCAGACACAGCTGACAAAACCCTCGACGAAGACGGCACGCCCGAACGCGACACGAGAAGCGACGGCGACATAGACACCACGCGCGACAGGAGCCAGACGCGCGACAGCGATAGGAGTGAGAGGAGGGACAGGCGCAGGCGGCGCAGGGACCCACACAGCGACGATGACCAGGGTGACATGCCGGCTGAGGTCGAGATATACTTGGGAAAG ATGGGTGGTGGCGAAGCCACGACGTCCCGGGAGATGGACTGGGACGCGGACGAGGAGGAAGTCGAGGACGACGAACCCGAGGAGGACACCGAGACCGAGCAAGCGAGCCTCGAGGCCGACGGCGAGGCCGAGGCCGGCTCCTCGGCCAGCGCCGACAAGCCGCCGAGGCAGAAGCTAGACAGCG GTATCGGTGAGATGACGCCCTCAGCGGACTCTTCCCCAATCAGCACAGGATACGAGGCAGGCAGCTCGCGCCGGTCCGGCCAGGACTCTGACACCGGCTCCAGGACCG caggccgccgccgccgccaaaagCGCCACTTCACCCGGCGCTCCTCGGGCTCCGGTGACTCCGGTACATCAGACTCGTCCACCGGTCGTCGCCACAAGCGACGCGCGTCGGACGGAGGCGACGCGAGGCGCGTACGACTTTCTATACTTATGAAAAGATCGGTCAAAGAGCTGCCGTTACCTTACGCCCTTAAAAAGTACGTTAATCTTGGCCGTTGCTTCGAATTTTAA